Proteins from a single region of Stappia sp. ES.058:
- a CDS encoding alanyl-tRNA editing protein has protein sequence MTELLFRDDAYLRTCEATVTAITDRGGMVFDRTVFYATGGGQPGDSGTLERADGGEVTIATTVYGEDRSQIVHVPAEGSALPQVGETVVLHLDWARRYRLMRVHTALHLLSVVLPYPVTGGQISDGDGRLDFDLPEAVLDKEEIAAKVNEISSGDHEITSEWITDAELEANPDLVKTMSVKPPMGSGRVRLIRIGADVDLQPCGGTHVSRTSEIGPIEVPKIEKKGRQNRRVRIRLLD, from the coding sequence ATGACGGAGCTGCTTTTTCGCGACGACGCCTATCTCCGCACCTGCGAGGCAACGGTCACCGCCATCACCGACCGCGGCGGCATGGTGTTCGACCGCACCGTGTTCTACGCCACCGGAGGCGGACAGCCCGGCGACAGCGGAACGCTGGAACGCGCCGACGGTGGCGAAGTGACCATCGCGACGACCGTCTATGGCGAGGACCGCTCCCAGATCGTTCACGTACCGGCCGAAGGCAGCGCGCTGCCGCAGGTCGGCGAGACCGTGGTCCTTCATCTCGACTGGGCGCGACGCTACCGGCTGATGCGCGTGCACACCGCGCTCCACCTCCTGTCCGTGGTGCTGCCCTACCCCGTGACCGGCGGCCAGATTTCCGATGGCGACGGACGGCTCGACTTCGACCTGCCCGAGGCTGTGCTCGACAAGGAGGAGATCGCCGCGAAGGTCAACGAGATCTCAAGTGGCGATCACGAGATCACCAGCGAGTGGATCACGGACGCGGAGCTTGAGGCAAACCCCGATCTGGTGAAGACCATGAGCGTCAAGCCGCCGATGGGGTCGGGGCGCGTGCGTCTCATCCGCATCGGCGCGGACGTCGACCTTCAACCCTGCGGCGGCACCCATGTCAGCCGCACCTCCGAGATCGGCCCGATCGAGGTTCCCAAGATCGAGAAGAAGGGCCGGCAGAACCGCCGGGTCCGTATCCGCCTTCTCGACTGA
- the sseA gene encoding 3-mercaptopyruvate sulfurtransferase: protein MPRSPLVSPSWLANKLASPDVVVVNAWLPPVGQPDTQPEYGERHIPGAVFFDVNAISDPASDLPHMLPPAHIFSSMMRKLGIGDGQTIVVYDGVGLYSAARVWWMFRAMGVEDVHVLDGGLPGWEAAGHPVEDMAPAPRGDRHFSARLNHGLVADRAKVARMLEAGGQVLDARSRGRFAGTDPEPRAGLRGGHMPGALNLPFTELMSDGRLKDTDALTAAFDTAGVDRTKPVVTTCGSGVTAAILSLALTVAGQDKAPVYDGSWTEWGGREDTPVATGDS from the coding sequence ATGCCCAGATCCCCCCTCGTCTCCCCGTCCTGGCTTGCCAACAAGCTTGCCTCCCCGGATGTCGTCGTCGTCAACGCCTGGCTGCCGCCGGTCGGTCAGCCTGACACGCAGCCGGAGTACGGCGAGCGGCACATCCCCGGCGCCGTGTTCTTCGACGTCAACGCCATCAGCGACCCGGCGAGCGATCTGCCGCACATGCTGCCGCCGGCGCATATCTTCTCCTCGATGATGCGCAAGCTCGGCATCGGCGACGGCCAGACGATCGTCGTCTATGACGGCGTCGGGCTTTATTCCGCCGCCCGCGTGTGGTGGATGTTCCGGGCCATGGGCGTCGAGGATGTGCATGTGCTGGATGGCGGGCTGCCGGGCTGGGAAGCGGCAGGCCATCCGGTCGAGGACATGGCCCCGGCTCCGCGCGGCGACCGGCACTTCAGCGCCCGTCTCAACCACGGTCTCGTCGCCGACCGTGCCAAGGTCGCCCGCATGCTGGAGGCCGGCGGACAAGTGCTTGATGCCCGCTCGCGGGGCCGCTTCGCCGGAACCGACCCCGAACCCCGCGCGGGTCTTCGCGGCGGGCACATGCCGGGCGCCTTGAACCTGCCCTTCACCGAATTGATGAGCGACGGTCGGCTGAAAGACACCGACGCGCTCACCGCCGCCTTCGACACCGCCGGTGTCGACCGAACAAAACCGGTCGTCACCACCTGCGGATCGGGCGTGACGGCCGCCATCCTCTCGCTCGCGCTCACCGTCGCCGGACAGGACAAGGCACCGGTCTACGACGGCTCCTGGACCGAATGGGGCGGACGCGAGGATACGCCCGTGGCAACCGGCGACAGCTGA
- a CDS encoding ChrR family anti-sigma-E factor codes for MDQSHQHFDALLAGYVAGTLAEPARLLVRSHLDLSPANRSFVRDLEATGGRMLEDVAPMPLADRDGMLEAVFSSPEEERISVVPQAAAKTRLPVTLVNFIGKDAGDLPWKTRLPGFREYRIGEIDGCTASLFWIRAGQAMPTHTHHGTELTLVLEGGFSDEGGHFLRGDVAYADDEVDHRPIADEGEDCLCFAVTEGSLRLTGPVGRFFAPFLRG; via the coding sequence ATGGACCAGTCACATCAGCATTTCGATGCGTTGCTTGCCGGCTATGTGGCAGGCACGCTTGCGGAGCCGGCCCGGCTTCTGGTGCGCTCGCATCTCGATCTGTCGCCGGCCAATCGCTCTTTCGTTCGCGACCTGGAAGCAACCGGCGGCCGCATGTTGGAAGACGTGGCGCCGATGCCTCTTGCTGACCGTGACGGGATGCTTGAAGCGGTGTTTTCAAGTCCGGAGGAAGAGCGGATCTCCGTCGTGCCGCAGGCTGCTGCCAAAACGCGGCTTCCCGTGACGCTGGTCAACTTCATCGGAAAGGATGCCGGCGATCTTCCCTGGAAGACCCGTCTTCCCGGATTTCGGGAGTATCGGATCGGTGAGATAGACGGATGCACCGCAAGCCTTTTCTGGATTCGTGCGGGACAGGCCATGCCGACCCACACACACCACGGCACCGAACTCACGCTGGTGCTCGAAGGGGGCTTCAGTGACGAAGGCGGTCACTTCCTGCGCGGCGATGTGGCGTATGCCGATGACGAAGTCGACCACCGCCCGATTGCCGACGAGGGCGAGGATTGCCTGTGTTTCGCAGTGACCGAGGGAAGTCTGCGCCTTACGGGGCCGGTCGGGCGGTTCTTCGCCCCTTTCCTGCGCGGTTGA
- a CDS encoding cysteine synthase A — MDIKASVIDAIGNTPLIRLNRASELTGCEILGKAEFLNPGQSVKDRAALFIIRDAEARGALRAGGMIVEGTAGNTGIGLALVGNALGYRSVIVIPETQSAEKKDMLRLAGAELVEVPAAPYKNPNNYVKLSGRLAEQLNKSEPNGAIWANQFDNVANRQAHIETTGPEIWRQTDGKVDGFICAVGSGGTLAGVGMALKERSRDVKIGLADPMGAALFNYYAHGELKAEGSSITEGIGQGRITANLEGALVDMPFQIPDTEALPVVFDLLEHEGLCLGASSGVNVAGAIRMAREMGPGHTIVTILCDYGTRYQSKLFNPDFLRSKDLPVPAWLERKTDITIPFEPAP, encoded by the coding sequence ATGGACATCAAGGCTTCTGTGATCGACGCCATCGGCAACACGCCGCTGATCCGGCTCAATCGCGCATCCGAACTGACGGGATGCGAGATCCTCGGCAAGGCGGAATTCCTCAATCCGGGACAATCGGTGAAGGATCGCGCAGCGCTTTTCATCATACGCGATGCCGAAGCCCGCGGCGCACTGAGAGCCGGTGGAATGATCGTCGAGGGCACCGCGGGCAACACCGGCATCGGGCTCGCCCTGGTCGGCAACGCGCTCGGCTACCGCTCGGTGATCGTCATTCCCGAAACGCAGAGCGCGGAAAAGAAGGACATGCTGCGCCTTGCCGGTGCGGAACTCGTCGAAGTGCCCGCCGCGCCCTACAAGAACCCGAACAACTACGTGAAACTTTCCGGCCGGCTGGCCGAACAACTGAACAAGAGCGAGCCGAACGGCGCGATCTGGGCCAACCAGTTCGACAATGTCGCGAACCGGCAGGCGCATATCGAGACAACGGGGCCGGAAATCTGGCGCCAGACCGACGGCAAGGTCGACGGTTTCATCTGCGCGGTCGGTTCCGGCGGCACGCTCGCCGGTGTCGGCATGGCGCTGAAGGAGCGCAGCCGCGACGTGAAGATAGGTCTCGCCGACCCGATGGGCGCAGCGCTCTTCAACTATTACGCCCATGGCGAACTGAAGGCCGAAGGCTCATCGATCACCGAGGGGATCGGCCAGGGCCGGATCACCGCCAACCTCGAAGGCGCGTTGGTGGACATGCCCTTCCAGATCCCGGACACGGAAGCCCTTCCGGTGGTGTTCGACCTGCTGGAACATGAGGGCCTGTGCCTTGGCGCCTCTTCGGGCGTCAATGTGGCCGGAGCCATTCGCATGGCGCGCGAGATGGGCCCGGGGCACACCATCGTGACGATCCTGTGCGACTATGGCACGCGCTATCAGTCGAAACTGTTCAATCCCGACTTCCTTCGCTCAAAGGACCTGCCCGTGCCCGCATGGCTGGAGCGCAAGACCGACATCACCATCCCGTTCGAGCCGGCCCCGTGA
- a CDS encoding SDR family NAD(P)-dependent oxidoreductase gives MMSHPSDFSATPEDGVAWVTGASSGIGAALARKLAGEGWRVAVTARSDDDLRALAGECDDLTGEILVYPGDATDASRMAEIVAGIWADAGPIALAVLNAGVYLPVDGTKPGIEAFHTSFDVNLGGTVNCLAPLIDAMRGQGKGQIALVASVAGYGGLPTSAAYGATKAGLINMAEALKFDLDRIGVRIQIVSPGFVDTPATKDNPFPMPHLMNVEDAAGRLHKGLKRRGNFEITFPRRFTWQLKALQLLPYRWYFALLGRTTGWSKKAPPSPARNEGAQAAE, from the coding sequence ATGATGTCCCATCCATCCGATTTTTCCGCGACGCCCGAAGACGGCGTCGCCTGGGTGACCGGCGCCAGTTCCGGCATTGGTGCGGCACTTGCCCGCAAGCTTGCAGGAGAGGGATGGCGTGTCGCGGTCACCGCGCGTTCGGACGATGACCTGCGCGCCCTTGCGGGCGAATGCGACGACCTGACCGGCGAGATCCTGGTCTATCCCGGCGATGCGACGGATGCGTCGCGCATGGCCGAGATCGTCGCCGGGATCTGGGCTGATGCCGGGCCCATCGCCCTGGCGGTTCTCAACGCCGGTGTCTATTTGCCGGTGGACGGCACGAAGCCGGGCATCGAGGCGTTCCACACATCCTTCGACGTCAATCTCGGCGGCACGGTCAATTGCCTGGCGCCGCTGATCGACGCCATGCGCGGGCAGGGCAAGGGCCAGATCGCCCTCGTCGCCTCGGTCGCCGGATATGGCGGCCTGCCGACGTCAGCGGCCTATGGCGCGACCAAGGCGGGATTGATCAACATGGCCGAGGCGTTGAAATTCGACCTTGACCGCATCGGCGTGCGCATCCAGATCGTGTCGCCGGGCTTTGTCGATACGCCGGCGACGAAGGACAATCCCTTTCCGATGCCGCACCTGATGAATGTCGAGGATGCGGCCGGACGCTTGCACAAGGGGCTCAAGCGGAGGGGAAACTTCGAGATTACCTTTCCGCGCCGTTTCACATGGCAGTTGAAGGCGCTGCAACTGCTTCCCTATCGCTGGTATTTCGCGCTTTTGGGTCGAACGACCGGCTGGTCGAAGAAAGCTCCGCCGTCCCCGGCACGTAATGAGGGCGCGCAAGCCGCCGAATAG
- the cls gene encoding cardiolipin synthase has product MTQDIDLIALFLDNLPVIAALTLAIYALAAVCAVREVLHSRTAQGSIGWLMSLLFLPFPTAFIYLVFGWKHFGDYEEVRAYAGRDSRAERARNMKLADADTSTSWPVLTKIAQIPFLAGNTVDVLIDGPDTFDSILTGIAAAKRTVLVQFFIIRDDGIGQRLADCLIERAKAGVRIHLLYDDVGSKSLSRGYIQRLCDAGVHVAGFNERHKLLRLSGPMRLNYRNHRKIVVVDGETAWVGGHNVGDEYLGLSPKYGHWRDTHVRVEGPAASACSLSFGEDWHWATGNPIDPCLPDPIPQPGDEPVLTMPTGPADTFEDCGIAFAEVISRARKRLWIVSPYFVPEQAMQTALLAASMRGVDVRILLPEKADHRLVWLASYAHADDMTSYGIKVYRYTAGFLHQKVILVDDDLAGIGTVNFDARSFRINFEVMMWFTHARTIKRVEDMLVEDFSRSREATQEDLASRSFAFRLVAQAARLFSPIL; this is encoded by the coding sequence GTGACACAAGACATCGATCTGATCGCGCTCTTTCTCGACAACCTTCCAGTCATTGCCGCGCTCACCCTGGCGATCTATGCCCTCGCAGCGGTCTGCGCGGTGCGCGAGGTGCTGCATTCACGCACAGCGCAAGGCTCCATCGGCTGGCTCATGTCGCTTCTGTTCCTGCCGTTCCCCACCGCCTTCATCTATCTGGTGTTCGGCTGGAAACATTTTGGGGACTACGAGGAAGTGCGTGCCTATGCAGGGCGCGATTCGCGCGCGGAACGCGCCCGCAACATGAAGCTCGCCGACGCGGACACGAGCACAAGCTGGCCTGTCCTGACGAAAATCGCCCAGATCCCGTTCCTGGCGGGCAATACCGTTGACGTGCTGATCGACGGCCCCGACACGTTCGATTCCATCCTGACCGGGATTGCCGCAGCCAAACGCACCGTCCTCGTCCAGTTCTTCATCATCCGCGACGACGGCATCGGCCAGCGGCTCGCCGACTGCCTGATCGAGCGGGCGAAGGCGGGCGTGCGCATCCATCTTCTCTACGACGACGTCGGAAGCAAGAGCCTGTCGCGGGGGTATATCCAACGACTGTGCGACGCCGGTGTCCATGTCGCCGGGTTCAACGAACGCCATAAGCTGCTGCGGCTCAGCGGACCGATGCGCCTGAACTACCGCAATCACCGAAAGATCGTCGTGGTCGACGGGGAGACCGCCTGGGTCGGCGGGCACAATGTCGGCGACGAATACCTCGGCCTTTCGCCGAAATACGGTCACTGGCGCGACACCCATGTGCGGGTCGAGGGTCCGGCGGCAAGCGCCTGCTCGCTGTCCTTCGGCGAGGATTGGCACTGGGCGACCGGAAACCCGATCGACCCCTGTCTGCCGGACCCGATCCCGCAGCCGGGCGACGAACCGGTGCTCACCATGCCGACAGGTCCGGCGGACACGTTCGAGGACTGCGGCATCGCCTTTGCCGAGGTCATATCGCGCGCGCGCAAGCGCCTTTGGATCGTCAGTCCCTATTTCGTTCCCGAGCAGGCCATGCAGACCGCTCTCCTGGCGGCCTCGATGCGCGGCGTCGACGTTCGCATTCTCCTGCCGGAAAAGGCCGACCACCGTCTTGTCTGGCTGGCGAGCTATGCCCATGCCGACGACATGACCTCCTACGGCATCAAGGTCTATCGCTACACGGCCGGCTTTCTCCACCAGAAGGTCATCCTGGTCGATGACGACCTGGCCGGGATCGGCACGGTCAACTTCGATGCGCGCTCCTTCCGCATCAATTTCGAAGTGATGATGTGGTTCACCCACGCACGCACGATCAAACGCGTGGAAGACATGCTCGTCGAGGACTTCTCCCGCTCGCGTGAAGCGACGCAGGAAGACCTCGCTTCGCGCTCCTTCGCCTTTCGCCTGGTCGCCCAGGCCGCCCGTCTGTTCTCGCCGATCCTGTAA